From Marivirga harenae, one genomic window encodes:
- a CDS encoding YraN family protein — MNTKEIGDKGEDFAINILKSKGFEILERNYRFRRAEIDIIGLHNNLLIFIEVKALHSFKHGFPEERVNQGKINKILEAAENYIFAINWQKDIRFDVLSIDLNNPDNHYHIEDAFH, encoded by the coding sequence ATGAACACGAAAGAAATAGGAGATAAGGGAGAAGATTTTGCAATAAATATACTGAAATCTAAAGGTTTTGAAATTTTAGAGAGAAATTATAGGTTTAGAAGAGCTGAAATTGACATTATTGGTCTGCATAACAACTTACTTATCTTTATAGAAGTAAAGGCTTTACATTCTTTTAAACATGGATTTCCTGAAGAAAGAGTAAACCAGGGAAAGATCAATAAAATACTGGAAGCGGCTGAAAATTACATTTTTGCAATAAATTGGCAGAAAGATATACGATTCGATGTCTTAAGCATTGATTTAAATAATCCTGACAACCACTATCATATAGAAGACGCTTTCCATTAA
- the msrB gene encoding peptide-methionine (R)-S-oxide reductase MsrB produces the protein MNWNEVIKFANNGSPQPPKRVEKTDEEWLNILSEEEFRVTRKKGTERAFSGEYCEAHEAGQYACRCCGTTLFDSTLKFDSSSGWPSFTEPFENNVIKYVKDVSFGMVRVEVLCNVCDAHLGHVFPDGPEPTGLRYCINSASIKLLDK, from the coding sequence ATGAATTGGAACGAAGTAATAAAATTTGCAAATAACGGTAGTCCTCAACCCCCGAAAAGAGTTGAAAAAACTGATGAAGAATGGCTAAACATTCTATCGGAGGAAGAATTTAGAGTTACTCGAAAAAAAGGAACAGAAAGGGCTTTTTCTGGGGAATATTGTGAAGCTCATGAGGCTGGACAATATGCTTGCAGATGCTGTGGGACAACTCTCTTTGATTCTACCTTGAAATTTGATTCAAGTTCGGGCTGGCCTAGTTTCACTGAACCATTTGAAAATAACGTCATCAAATATGTGAAAGATGTTAGCTTTGGAATGGTGAGAGTCGAAGTCCTTTGCAACGTTTGTGATGCTCATCTTGGCCATGTCTTTCCTGATGGACCTGAACCAACAGGCTTGAGATATTGCATCAATTCTGCATCAATAAAACTTTTAGACAAATAA
- the polX gene encoding DNA polymerase/3'-5' exonuclease PolX: protein MENKQIIKILKNTAKLMELHGENDFKIKSYQSAIFKLERFNKSLAGMDLTELQNIEGVGKSLAQSITQISQNGSFDVFDELSNKTPEGILEMIQLSGFGPKKIKLIWDQLNIDNLEDLLIACKENRVASLKGFGEKTQVKLMEAVEFKLNWRGYVHYREAIQLAEKIIEDLVKIEGVIELSITSDLRRKMEVIKPLELLIATENKAKLVQFVAKNENYELDKKNSGPLSLRFKFKPLKAEIKLIFTSKNQFTNELFKTTANPKHLNFELEDGKTFHSILNEKLFASEEEIYKAAGLPFIVPELREGLWEFDWAKEKKMPALVEMKDLKGILHNHSTYSDGKNSLEEMAVYCKDLGYEYLGISDHSKTATYANGLQEFRVKKQHEEIDELNKKLAPFKIFKGIESDILNDGSLDYANDVLESFDFVVSSIHSPLSMDEKTATERLLNAIANPFTTILGHPTGRLLLQRKGYPINHKAVIDACAEYGVVIEINAHPWRLDLDWRYVRYALDQGVQISINPDAHETIGYHDMYYGLCVGRKAGLTAKDTLNAKSLNDLSKYFKDRKASALSKV from the coding sequence TTGGAAAATAAACAAATTATAAAAATTTTAAAGAATACCGCCAAACTCATGGAGCTTCATGGCGAGAATGATTTTAAAATTAAAAGTTACCAATCTGCTATTTTTAAGCTCGAGAGATTTAATAAAAGTTTGGCGGGAATGGATTTAACGGAACTTCAAAATATTGAAGGAGTTGGAAAAAGTTTAGCCCAGTCTATTACTCAAATTAGCCAAAATGGTTCTTTTGATGTTTTTGACGAATTAAGCAATAAAACACCTGAGGGCATTTTGGAAATGATTCAATTAAGTGGCTTTGGACCCAAAAAAATAAAATTGATTTGGGATCAGTTAAATATTGATAATCTGGAGGATCTACTGATTGCTTGTAAAGAAAATAGAGTAGCTTCACTAAAAGGTTTTGGAGAAAAGACTCAAGTCAAATTGATGGAGGCAGTTGAATTTAAATTGAATTGGAGAGGATATGTCCACTACAGAGAAGCCATTCAATTGGCTGAAAAAATCATTGAAGATTTAGTAAAGATCGAAGGAGTCATTGAACTGTCCATTACATCAGATTTGAGACGAAAGATGGAGGTCATTAAGCCTCTTGAGCTATTGATTGCCACTGAAAATAAGGCCAAACTTGTGCAATTTGTTGCCAAAAATGAAAATTATGAATTAGATAAAAAAAATTCGGGGCCTTTAAGTTTAAGATTTAAATTCAAGCCTTTGAAAGCTGAAATTAAGCTAATTTTTACAAGCAAGAATCAGTTCACCAATGAACTATTTAAAACTACAGCAAATCCTAAACATTTGAATTTTGAATTAGAGGACGGAAAGACTTTCCATTCTATTTTAAATGAAAAACTGTTTGCTTCTGAAGAAGAAATCTATAAAGCCGCAGGACTTCCTTTTATCGTTCCTGAATTGCGAGAAGGCTTGTGGGAATTTGATTGGGCAAAGGAAAAAAAGATGCCTGCCTTAGTCGAGATGAAAGATTTGAAAGGGATTTTACATAATCATAGTACATACAGTGATGGTAAAAATTCTTTGGAAGAAATGGCGGTTTATTGCAAAGACTTAGGATATGAGTACTTAGGTATAAGCGATCATAGTAAAACAGCAACTTATGCCAATGGATTGCAAGAATTTAGAGTCAAAAAGCAGCATGAAGAAATTGATGAACTAAACAAGAAGCTAGCTCCATTTAAGATTTTCAAAGGAATTGAATCCGATATTTTGAATGATGGTTCCTTGGATTATGCTAATGATGTGTTAGAAAGTTTCGATTTTGTAGTATCGTCTATCCATTCACCGCTGAGCATGGATGAAAAAACGGCAACAGAGCGGTTGTTAAATGCCATAGCTAATCCCTTTACAACCATACTAGGGCATCCTACGGGAAGATTGTTACTGCAAAGAAAGGGGTATCCAATCAATCACAAAGCTGTTATAGATGCCTGTGCTGAATATGGAGTTGTGATTGAAATTAATGCGCATCCCTGGCGCCTAGATTTGGACTGGAGGTATGTCCGATATGCATTGGATCAAGGTGTACAAATTTCAATAAATCCTGATGCTCATGAAACAATTGGATATCACGATATGTATTATGGACTCTGCGTTGGTAGAAAAGCGGGTCTAACAGCTAAGGATACTTTAAATGCCAAGAGCTTGAATGATTTGTCGAAATATTTTAAAGACCGTAAAGCGTCTGCACTTTCAAAAGTTTAA
- a CDS encoding cold-shock protein: MNKGTVKFFNDSKGFGFIIDESTQQDYFVHVSGLIDDIRENDEVVYELQDGKKGLNAVNVKLA, encoded by the coding sequence ATGAATAAAGGAACAGTAAAATTCTTTAATGATTCAAAAGGTTTTGGATTTATTATTGATGAGAGCACACAACAAGATTATTTCGTACATGTATCTGGTCTAATTGATGACATCAGAGAAAATGATGAGGTTGTTTATGAACTTCAAGACGGAAAAAAAGGTTTAAATGCAGTGAATGTGAAATTAGCTTAA
- a CDS encoding cystathionine beta-synthase has product MYYNSIIETIGNTPLVKLNKVNKGIPGTILVKVEYFNPGNSMKDRMAIKMVEDAEKEGKLKPGGTIIEGTSGNTGMGLALAAISKGYKCVFTLADKQSKEKMDILRAMGAEVIVCPTNVSPDDPRSYYSVAKKIHQDTPNSIYPNQYDNMSNTRAHYETTGPEIWEQTEGKITHWAAGVGTGGSMCGTSRYLKEQNPEIRSIGIDSYGSVFKKYKETGVFDEKEIYPYLTEGIGEDILPKNVDFAMIDHFVKVTDKDGAIMTRRLAREEGLFCGWSCGSAVHGALEYAEEHMKEDDVMVIILPDHGTRYLGKIYNDDWMRDHGFIENNDYATAKDIIKKRSKSYKLISIDSEKKIGEVVRLLDELSISQLPVTKSDEFVGSISDTKLLNKLVENPDLRDKPIAEIMDDPFKFIAMNTTVDTISSMMNHGDKALMILDDRNEAHIITKQDLLMAFAD; this is encoded by the coding sequence ATGTACTACAACTCTATTATAGAGACCATTGGCAACACTCCATTGGTAAAATTAAATAAGGTCAACAAGGGAATACCAGGTACAATTCTGGTTAAAGTTGAATATTTCAATCCTGGCAACTCCATGAAAGATCGGATGGCGATCAAAATGGTTGAGGATGCTGAAAAAGAAGGTAAACTGAAACCCGGAGGTACTATAATTGAAGGGACATCTGGCAACACAGGGATGGGCTTAGCATTAGCTGCTATCTCTAAAGGTTACAAATGCGTTTTCACCTTGGCTGACAAGCAGTCTAAAGAAAAAATGGACATTCTTCGCGCCATGGGAGCGGAAGTCATTGTTTGCCCTACCAACGTGAGTCCAGACGATCCCAGATCGTATTATTCTGTGGCCAAAAAAATACACCAGGATACTCCTAACTCTATTTATCCAAACCAATATGATAATATGTCCAACACACGGGCACATTATGAAACAACTGGACCTGAAATTTGGGAACAAACAGAGGGCAAAATAACGCATTGGGCAGCTGGCGTTGGAACAGGTGGGTCAATGTGCGGTACTTCGAGATATTTAAAAGAACAAAACCCGGAAATACGAAGCATTGGAATAGATTCCTATGGCTCAGTATTTAAGAAATATAAAGAAACAGGCGTTTTTGACGAAAAAGAGATTTATCCATACTTGACAGAAGGGATAGGGGAAGATATATTGCCTAAAAATGTGGACTTCGCCATGATTGACCATTTTGTAAAAGTGACTGATAAAGATGGGGCAATTATGACTAGAAGATTGGCTAGAGAAGAAGGTCTTTTTTGTGGATGGTCTTGTGGTTCAGCTGTACATGGTGCACTTGAGTACGCAGAGGAACACATGAAAGAAGATGATGTAATGGTGATAATTTTACCCGATCACGGAACTCGATATTTAGGTAAAATATACAATGATGATTGGATGCGTGATCATGGCTTTATTGAAAATAATGATTATGCTACAGCCAAGGATATAATTAAGAAAAGAAGTAAAAGCTACAAATTAATTAGTATTGATAGTGAAAAGAAGATTGGAGAAGTTGTAAGGTTATTAGATGAACTTTCCATATCTCAATTACCTGTTACAAAATCTGATGAATTTGTAGGGAGTATTTCAGACACTAAATTATTAAATAAACTAGTTGAAAACCCTGATTTGAGAGACAAGCCAATTGCAGAAATAATGGATGATCCCTTTAAATTCATTGCAATGAACACGACCGTAGACACAATTTCTTCTATGATGAATCATGGAGATAAGGCCTTGATGATCTTAGATGATAGAAATGAGGCTCATATCATTACTAAGCAAGATTTGCTAATGGCTTTTGCAGATTAA
- the lipB gene encoding lipoyl(octanoyl) transferase LipB yields the protein MNFKLNKQTQFLSLGMMDYKKAWDYQEELFLKTIEIKTSNRKLEEVSHKITPNYLIFLEHPHVYTLGKSGSESNLLLDQNGLKEKEATYYRINRGGDITYHGPGQIVGYPILDLDNFFTDIHKYLRLLEEAVILTLKDYGIDSGRIKGLTGVWLDYEEGATNPRKICALGVKSSRWVTMHGFAFNVNTNLDYFKNIIPCGIEDKAVTSMEAELGEKQDFSEVSSKLKQYIAELFEMKLLEEI from the coding sequence GTGAATTTCAAACTCAATAAACAAACTCAGTTTCTTTCTTTAGGAATGATGGACTATAAGAAAGCCTGGGATTATCAGGAAGAATTGTTTCTCAAAACCATAGAGATAAAAACTTCTAACAGAAAGCTTGAGGAAGTAAGTCACAAAATAACTCCAAACTACCTCATTTTTTTGGAACATCCACACGTTTACACGCTTGGAAAAAGCGGTTCAGAAAGCAATCTCCTATTGGATCAAAATGGATTAAAAGAGAAGGAGGCTACCTATTATAGAATAAACAGGGGGGGAGACATTACCTACCACGGACCAGGACAGATTGTTGGCTATCCTATTTTAGATTTAGATAATTTCTTCACTGATATTCATAAATATTTAAGATTATTGGAGGAGGCTGTTATCCTCACTTTGAAAGATTATGGGATTGACTCTGGTAGGATAAAAGGCTTAACAGGTGTTTGGTTAGACTACGAGGAAGGCGCTACAAACCCTAGGAAAATTTGTGCTTTAGGTGTGAAATCAAGCAGATGGGTTACTATGCATGGCTTTGCTTTTAATGTGAATACAAATTTAGATTACTTTAAGAATATTATTCCGTGTGGAATCGAGGATAAAGCGGTTACGTCTATGGAAGCCGAACTAGGGGAGAAGCAAGATTTTTCTGAGGTTAGTAGCAAATTGAAGCAATACATTGCAGAACTATTTGAAATGAAATTGTTGGAAGAGATATGA
- a CDS encoding bifunctional phosphoglucose/phosphomannose isomerase, whose protein sequence is MIKLIKTFPEQLKEALELTNQINPNDFSKEDIQHIAISGMGGSGIGVHLVKSIVENHCSLPVTLIQGYNLPAWLNSNTLFIACSYSGNTEETLTLLELANKRTNHIFSITTGGALKSISDKGKIPQYNFSGEAKCPRAGLAYPSVSILMLLQKLGFCPGLEIEVEIKSSISLLDKLQPEIQSEAEKLSKRIKGFFTLLYADQRFFPAVLRFQQQLAENSKQLSHAHVFPELNHNELVGWRFPEEHVKSSKALVLRSDFDHERNQKRMNISKAIIAEKAEVIELHGKGDSFIQQLYYFIHLIDWTSFYLAMENQIDPFPVDNIDFLKNKLAE, encoded by the coding sequence GTGATAAAATTAATAAAAACTTTTCCAGAGCAACTTAAAGAAGCATTGGAATTAACAAATCAAATTAACCCAAATGACTTTTCCAAAGAAGATATTCAGCATATCGCTATCAGTGGAATGGGAGGGTCTGGAATTGGAGTCCATCTTGTGAAAAGCATAGTAGAGAATCACTGCAGTTTACCTGTTACTTTGATTCAAGGATATAATTTACCAGCATGGTTAAACAGCAATACATTATTTATTGCATGTTCTTATAGTGGAAATACTGAAGAGACGCTAACGTTATTAGAACTGGCAAATAAAAGGACGAATCATATTTTTTCAATTACAACTGGCGGGGCATTAAAATCGATATCTGACAAGGGTAAAATCCCACAATATAATTTTTCAGGTGAAGCTAAGTGTCCAAGGGCAGGACTTGCGTATCCATCAGTATCAATTTTAATGCTACTTCAGAAATTGGGTTTTTGTCCAGGTTTAGAAATTGAGGTAGAAATAAAGTCTTCTATATCCCTGCTAGATAAGCTTCAACCTGAAATACAATCAGAAGCAGAGAAATTGTCAAAACGAATCAAAGGTTTTTTCACTTTACTATATGCAGATCAAAGGTTTTTTCCTGCTGTTTTGAGGTTTCAGCAACAATTGGCAGAGAATAGTAAGCAGTTATCGCATGCGCATGTTTTTCCAGAGCTTAATCACAATGAATTAGTAGGTTGGAGATTTCCAGAGGAACATGTCAAAAGTTCTAAAGCATTGGTTTTAAGATCTGATTTTGACCATGAGCGTAATCAAAAAAGGATGAACATAAGTAAAGCAATTATAGCAGAGAAGGCAGAAGTAATTGAGCTTCATGGAAAAGGAGATAGCTTTATACAACAGTTATATTATTTCATTCATTTGATTGATTGGACAAGTTTCTATTTAGCCATGGAAAACCAAATTGATCCTTTTCCTGTTGATAACATTGACTTTTTAAAAAATAAATTAGCAGAGTAA
- a CDS encoding substrate-binding periplasmic protein yields the protein MKSLTIQLLFLLAIAYSGAQAQISGKSWNEVKTAGQGELTCVYYQTPGLVFEENGKMQGVCIDIMNEFKAFVSDKYKVNVTFNFEKKVPVFTNFINTVRNGKNVMGVCNTSITSERKQYLSFSPAYMNNPSVLLSNQDAETLRDFSNMAETFEGYKAIIIKGSTHEKYLKKIADQYYPNLNIEYANSGTEVNTKLRSNDKYFTLIDFTEYFDAVRKKMNVTRHPVALDELEDQLGFIFPKGSDWTKVWEEFLTPTFKESVTYKKIVADNLGTSFVNLIR from the coding sequence ATGAAATCACTTACTATTCAACTCTTATTTTTGCTAGCTATTGCTTATTCTGGTGCCCAGGCTCAGATTAGTGGGAAAAGCTGGAATGAAGTTAAAACCGCAGGGCAAGGTGAACTTACTTGCGTTTATTATCAAACGCCTGGACTGGTTTTTGAAGAAAACGGAAAGATGCAAGGGGTATGTATTGACATTATGAATGAATTTAAAGCTTTTGTAAGTGATAAATATAAAGTAAATGTAACTTTCAATTTTGAAAAAAAGGTGCCAGTTTTTACAAATTTCATTAATACAGTGAGAAATGGTAAGAATGTGATGGGAGTTTGTAATACCAGTATTACATCGGAAAGAAAGCAGTACTTAAGTTTTAGTCCTGCTTACATGAACAATCCCTCAGTTTTACTTTCCAACCAAGATGCAGAAACGCTAAGGGATTTTTCTAATATGGCTGAAACCTTTGAAGGTTATAAAGCGATTATCATCAAAGGCTCCACGCATGAAAAGTACCTTAAGAAGATAGCAGACCAATACTATCCCAATTTGAATATCGAATATGCTAATTCTGGAACTGAAGTGAATACTAAGTTAAGGAGTAATGACAAGTATTTTACTTTAATTGACTTTACTGAGTATTTTGACGCGGTGAGGAAGAAAATGAACGTTACAAGACATCCCGTTGCTTTAGATGAACTAGAAGATCAATTAGGTTTCATTTTCCCAAAAGGAAGTGATTGGACAAAGGTATGGGAAGAATTTCTTACACCTACCTTTAAAGAAAGCGTTACCTACAAAAAGATTGTGGCAGATAATTTGGGGACCTCTTTCGTCAATCTAATTAGATAA
- a CDS encoding glycosyltransferase family 9 protein, with protein MKNINKVLIVRFSSIGDIVLTTPVVRAVKLQLNNVEVHFATKNSYASILENNPYIDKVHQLDNDLNDLVSRLKLENFDYVVDLHNNLRTRIIKLRLGLPSKSFDKLNWEKWLMVNMKVNKLPNQHIVDRYLEAASALGVKKDQFGLDYFIPEKDEVETTWLPETHQKEYVAYVIGAQHNTKKLPFKRMVELCDKINKPIILLGGPEDAAMGERVEQFFKQTDDSAAYEEKLTEMGKKAKIFNACGKFNLNQSASLVKNASYVFSHDTGLMHIAAAFKKNIFCIWGNTIPMFGMYPYKAKFTILENTKVNCRPCSKIGFQKCPKGHFNCMNKIVFDFWLP; from the coding sequence TTGAAAAATATAAATAAAGTTTTAATTGTACGCTTTTCATCTATAGGTGATATTGTGCTTACCACACCTGTTGTAAGGGCAGTAAAATTACAGTTAAATAATGTGGAAGTTCATTTCGCTACTAAAAATAGTTACGCGAGTATTCTGGAAAATAATCCCTATATAGATAAGGTTCATCAATTAGATAATGATTTAAACGATTTGGTTTCTAGATTAAAATTAGAAAACTTTGATTATGTAGTTGATTTACATAATAACCTTAGAACTCGCATTATAAAGTTAAGATTAGGTTTGCCATCAAAATCCTTTGACAAATTAAATTGGGAGAAGTGGTTAATGGTCAATATGAAAGTCAATAAGCTGCCTAATCAGCATATTGTTGATAGGTATCTGGAAGCTGCTTCAGCATTAGGGGTTAAAAAAGATCAGTTTGGTTTAGATTATTTCATTCCTGAGAAAGATGAAGTGGAAACTACCTGGTTGCCAGAAACTCACCAAAAGGAATACGTAGCTTACGTGATTGGTGCACAGCATAACACCAAAAAATTACCATTTAAGCGAATGGTGGAATTATGTGATAAAATTAATAAGCCAATTATCTTGTTAGGTGGCCCAGAAGATGCAGCAATGGGGGAGCGGGTTGAACAGTTTTTCAAACAGACCGATGATTCTGCTGCTTATGAAGAGAAGTTAACTGAAATGGGTAAAAAAGCTAAAATATTTAATGCATGTGGAAAATTTAATTTAAATCAATCAGCTTCTTTGGTTAAAAATGCTTCTTACGTCTTCTCGCACGATACTGGTCTAATGCATATAGCGGCTGCGTTTAAGAAGAATATATTTTGTATTTGGGGTAATACCATTCCCATGTTTGGGATGTATCCGTACAAGGCCAAATTTACGATATTAGAAAATACAAAAGTGAATTGCAGGCCCTGTTCGAAAATAGGTTTTCAAAAATGTCCTAAGGGCCATTTTAATTGTATGAATAAAATTGTATTTGATTTTTGGTTGCCTTAA
- the pyrR gene encoding bifunctional pyr operon transcriptional regulator/uracil phosphoribosyltransferase PyrR — translation MEKRLILDTDLLQITINRLVEELIENHKDFQNTVLIGLQPRGKFLAQRIQKRLNERLNKDLPLGLLDTTFYRDDFRRRDTPLQANATKIPFIIEDKKVILIDDVLFTGRTVRAALDAMIAFGRPRLVELLTFIDRKYTRDLPIQADYVGRRVNTIKTQRVLVEWTDQGAENDKIWLVTNEEQ, via the coding sequence ATGGAAAAACGTCTAATCCTAGATACCGATCTGCTGCAAATAACCATAAACAGGTTAGTGGAAGAACTGATTGAAAATCACAAAGACTTTCAGAACACTGTATTAATTGGTTTGCAACCAAGGGGTAAATTCTTAGCCCAAAGAATTCAAAAAAGATTAAATGAACGTCTCAATAAAGACCTCCCCTTGGGCTTATTGGATACCACATTTTATCGAGATGACTTTAGAAGACGGGACACTCCGCTGCAAGCAAATGCTACAAAAATTCCTTTCATTATTGAAGATAAAAAAGTGATCTTAATTGATGATGTCCTATTCACAGGAAGAACAGTAAGGGCGGCCTTAGATGCTATGATCGCTTTTGGCAGGCCCAGACTCGTTGAATTATTAACGTTTATTGACAGGAAATATACTCGAGATTTACCTATTCAAGCTGACTATGTTGGTAGAAGAGTAAATACAATCAAGACGCAACGGGTGTTAGTGGAGTGGACGGATCAAGGCGCAGAAAATGATAAAATCTGGTTAGTGACAAACGAAGAACAATGA
- a CDS encoding aspartate carbamoyltransferase catalytic subunit, with amino-acid sequence MTNLSVNHLLGIKDLTADDIQLIFQTADHFKEVINRPIKKVPSLRDITIANIFFENSTRTKLSFELAEKRLSADVVNFSSSNSSVKKGETLLDTVNNILSMKVDMVVMRHSSPGAAHFLSRNIQANIVNAGDGTHEHPTQALLDTYSIREQIQDLKGKKVAIIGDILHSRVALSNIYALKKLGAEVMVCGPATLLPRYISELGVEISWDVKEALEWCDIANILRIQLERQQLKYFPSLREYSLYYGVNKKLLDGLGKEIILMHPGPINRGVEISSDVADSKQSIILNQVENGVAIRMAVLYLLAQKRQN; translated from the coding sequence ATGACAAATTTAAGTGTAAATCATTTATTGGGTATCAAAGACTTAACAGCTGATGATATTCAATTGATTTTTCAGACTGCAGACCACTTTAAAGAAGTTATCAATAGACCCATAAAGAAAGTCCCCTCACTCAGAGACATAACCATTGCTAATATATTTTTCGAAAATTCTACTCGAACCAAATTATCATTTGAATTGGCAGAGAAACGACTATCTGCAGATGTGGTTAATTTCTCCTCTTCTAATAGCTCTGTAAAGAAAGGAGAGACTCTTCTTGATACTGTCAATAACATCTTATCCATGAAAGTGGATATGGTTGTGATGAGACATTCAAGTCCGGGAGCAGCACATTTTTTATCAAGAAATATTCAAGCAAATATTGTAAATGCAGGTGACGGTACTCATGAACACCCTACTCAAGCATTACTAGATACTTATTCAATAAGAGAGCAAATCCAAGATCTTAAAGGAAAAAAAGTTGCAATCATTGGTGACATCTTACACTCCAGAGTCGCATTATCAAATATTTACGCACTAAAAAAACTGGGGGCAGAGGTAATGGTTTGTGGGCCTGCCACTCTTCTACCCAGATATATATCCGAATTGGGAGTAGAAATAAGTTGGGATGTTAAAGAAGCCTTAGAATGGTGCGATATTGCCAATATTTTGAGAATTCAGCTCGAAAGGCAACAATTGAAATACTTCCCGTCTCTTAGGGAATATTCTCTTTATTATGGAGTAAATAAAAAGTTATTGGATGGATTAGGCAAGGAGATCATTTTGATGCACCCTGGTCCAATAAACCGAGGGGTAGAGATTAGTAGTGATGTTGCAGATTCAAAGCAGTCTATTATCCTCAATCAAGTTGAAAATGGGGTTGCCATCAGGATGGCTGTGCTATACCTACTGGCACAAAAAAGGCAGAATTAA